In Helianthus annuus cultivar XRQ/B chromosome 3, HanXRQr2.0-SUNRISE, whole genome shotgun sequence, a single window of DNA contains:
- the LOC110932188 gene encoding uncharacterized protein LOC110932188 → MADELPPLWFPPMSSDDSSDSSILFFQNLIEEAELQDTGTSNRRRYIERQREEGHETLMADYFVEDPKYNEDLFRHRFRMSKRLFLQIVSDVEENDPWFVEAPDARGRKGFTPLQKVTSAIKQLATGNTPDENDEYLHMAERTSRKCLEYFCDTVCKIYGPEFLRRPTSHDMALLYQAHEEKHHLPEYRGQYMRGDHRYPTIMLEAVASQDLWFWHAFAGPPGSQNDINSIPYPHEVNEKKFKRQHEAARKDVERAFGVLKGKWGVLSRPMRARSVKKIRNVVYTCIILHNMILKDDGKAIAPVHIRDPPVEPALDDTVLGELLNEDTHWRLKHDLIDHLASQDLPHLLADSDED, encoded by the exons ATGGCGGATGAACTCCCCCCGTTATGGTTCCCACCCATGAGTAGCGACGATTCATCCGATAGTAGCattcttttttttcaaaatctcatcgaaGAAGCCGAACTTCAAGATACCGGCACATCTAACCGAAGGAGATATATTGAACGTCAACGTGAGGAGGggcatgagacactcatggcgGATTATTTTGTCGAAGACCCGAAGTACAACGAAGATCTCTTTCGGCATAGGTTCCGTATGTCGAAACGTTTGTTTCTACAAATTGTGTCCGATGTGGAAGAGAACGACCCGTGGTTTGTAGAGGCCCCCGATGCGCGAGGTAGGAAGGGCTTTACGCCCTTGCAAAAGGTGACATCGGCTATTAAACAGCTCGCAACTGGAAACACTCCAGACGAGAACGACGAGTACTTGCATATGGCCGAAAGAACTTCCCGCAAGTGCCTAGAATATTTTTGTGACACGGTTTGCAAAATATATGGTCCAGAGTTCTTACGTAGACCGACAAGCCACGACATGGCACTTTTATACCAAGCTCATGAGGAAAAACATCATCTTCCAG AGTATCGAGGCCAATACATGCGAGGAGATCATAGATACCCGACTATTATGCTCGAAGCGGTTGCTTCTCAAGACTTATGGTTTTGGCATGCTTTTGCCGGTCCACCGGGTTCTCAAAACGATATCAAT tcgatCCCTTACCCTCACGAAGTAAACGAAAAGAAATTCAAGAGGCAACATGAGGCGGCAAGGAAAGACGtcgaacgggcttttggtgttttgaagGGGAAATGGGGTGTATTGAGTCGACCGATGCGAGCAAGATCGGTTAAAAAAATTAGGAATGTCGTGTACACGTgtattattttacacaacatgattttgaaagacgATGGAAAGGCGATAGCACCGGTGCACATTCGGGATCCTCCGGTCGAGCCGGCTCTAGACGATACGGTGTTGGGCGAGTTGTTGAATGAAGACACCCATTGGAGACTCAAACACGATCTCATAGATCATCTCGCAAGTCAAGATTTACCCCATCTTTTGGCCGATTCCGACGAAGACTAG